The Paenibacillus sp. 481 DNA window CGAAGGTGACGAAATTGTACTGACGCAGATGGAGCACCATAGTAATCTCATTCCATGGCAGCAAGTTGCGAAAGCAACCGGTGCTACCTTGAAATACGTTCCGATGCAAGCCGATGGCCACATCACTTTGGCGGACGTTGAAGCGACGATTACTGACCGTACTAAAGTGGTCACCATGTCGTACGTGTCCAATGTATTGGGCCTCGTAAATCCAATCAAGGAAATTGCACAAATCGCTCATCGCCATGGCGCTGTTATGGTGGTGGACGGTGCGCAAAGCACACCGCATATGCGCATTGATGTGCAGGACCTAGATTGTGATTTCTATGCTCTCTCAGGGCACAAAATGTGTGGACCTACAGGCATTGGTGCCTTGTACGGCAAAAAAGATTTGTTAAACAAGATGGAGCCGATCGAATTTGGCGGCGAAATGATCGATTTCGTTGACTTGCATGAGTCAACGTTCAAGGAAACGCCGTACCGTTTTGAAGGCGGAACGCCGATGATTGCGGGTGCTGTTGGATTAGGTGCGGCAATTGATTTCTTGAACGAAGTTGGGCTTGACAACATTGAGCGTCACGAGCATGAATTAGCTCAGTACGCTTTGGATAAGCTGTCTACCATTGATGGCATTACGATCTACGGCCCGAAGAAAGACCGTGTCGGACTCGTAACGTTTAATTTGGATGACGTTCATCCGCATGACGTAGCAACCGTTCTTGATGCGAAAGGCATTGCCATTCGTGCAGGACATCATTGCTGTCAGCCATTGATGCGTTGGTTGAACGCAAGCTCAACGGCACGTGCAAGCTTCTATCTTTACAATACAGAAGAAGATATTGACCGATTGGCAGCCGCCTTGCGGGAAACAAAGGAGTACTTCAGCGATGCAATTGGATGATCTATATCGCCGAGTCATTATGGATCACTACAAACAGCCACGTAACCGTGGCTCGTTTGAAGCTGATGCTGTAACGATCGACTTGAACAACCCAACTTGTGGAGACCGTATCTCCTTGCAACTGAAAGTGGAGGACGGCATCGTTCAAGATGCACGCTTCACAGGGGAAGGTTGCTCGATCAGCATGTCCAGTGCTTCTATGATGACGGATGCTGTTAAAGGTAAGACGTTTGCCGAAGCGTTGGAACTAGCTGAACGATTTTCTTTAATGGTTAAAGGCGAAGATGTAACGTTTGATGAATATGAAGATATTGAGGCTTTGTCTGGTGTGAACAAATTCCCAGCACGGATTAAATGCGCGACCCTTGCGTGGAATGCGCTCCGCAAAGGAATCGAGTAGGCCTGTACAAAGCAAGAGTAAATACGTACGGATACCGTACTAGGAGGTACACTGCGATGGCTAAGAAAATGCCTGAAATGGAAGAGTACAAATATGGCTTCCGCGACAATCACCAAGCGGTGTTCCAATCTGGAAAAGGCTTGACGCCTGAAATCGTAAAAGAGATTTCGGGAATCAAGAACGAACCAGAGTGGATGCTTGACTTCCGCATGAAGTCGCTGAAACAATTCGAGAAGATGGAAATGCCTCGTTGGGGCGGTAATCTGGATGAGCTTGATTTCAATGACATCCAATATTATGTTCGTCCTTCGGAGAAGCAAGGTAAGACGTGGGAAGAAGTTCCGACTGAAATTA harbors:
- a CDS encoding cysteine desulfurase translates to MIGRELREQFPILNQEVNGHPLVYLDSAASSQKPRAVIEALKHYYEWDNANVHRGVHTLGSRATDAYEGAREKVARFINARRAEEIVFTRGTTTALNLVASSYARAVCGEGDEIVLTQMEHHSNLIPWQQVAKATGATLKYVPMQADGHITLADVEATITDRTKVVTMSYVSNVLGLVNPIKEIAQIAHRHGAVMVVDGAQSTPHMRIDVQDLDCDFYALSGHKMCGPTGIGALYGKKDLLNKMEPIEFGGEMIDFVDLHESTFKETPYRFEGGTPMIAGAVGLGAAIDFLNEVGLDNIERHEHELAQYALDKLSTIDGITIYGPKKDRVGLVTFNLDDVHPHDVATVLDAKGIAIRAGHHCCQPLMRWLNASSTARASFYLYNTEEDIDRLAAALRETKEYFSDAIG
- the sufU gene encoding Fe-S cluster assembly sulfur transfer protein SufU, whose translation is MQLDDLYRRVIMDHYKQPRNRGSFEADAVTIDLNNPTCGDRISLQLKVEDGIVQDARFTGEGCSISMSSASMMTDAVKGKTFAEALELAERFSLMVKGEDVTFDEYEDIEALSGVNKFPARIKCATLAWNALRKGIE